A part of Doryrhamphus excisus isolate RoL2022-K1 chromosome 8, RoL_Dexc_1.0, whole genome shotgun sequence genomic DNA contains:
- the serpinh1b gene encoding serpin H1b yields MWLRNVVAALCLMALLTSAEDKKLSIHASTLADNSANLAFSLYHNMAKAKDMENILISPLVVASSLGMVALGGKASTASQVKTLLHADKLKDEHLHAGLSELLSQASDAKTRNTTWKINNRLYGPSSVAFADNFVKTSKKHYNYDHSKINFRDKKSAVNSINEWAAKSTDGKLPEITKDVQNADGAVIVNAMFFKPHWDQKFHEQMVDNRGFLVSRSFTVGIPMMHRTGMYNFYEDKENSLFVLDMPLGKKQASMILIMPYHLEPLERLEKLLTRKQVDAWLSKMENRAVAISLPKISLEVSHNLQKHLAELGLTEAVDKAKADLSNISGKKDLYLSNVFHASALELNTEGNPFDTSVFGTDQLKDPKLFYVDHPFIFLVKDNMTNSILYLGRVVRPKGDKMRDEL; encoded by the exons ATGTGGCTGAGAAACGTGGTCGCTGCTCTTTGCCTGATGGCTCTACTGACCTCCGCAGAGGACAAGAAACTGAGCATCCACGCGTCCACACTGGCCGACAACAGCGCCAATCTGGCTTTTAG CCTCTACCACAACATGGCCAAGGCCAAAGACATGGAGAACATCCTCATCTCGCCCCTGGTGGTGGCGTCTTCGCTCGGGATGGTGGCGCTCGGGGGAAAAGCGTCCACCGCCTCGCAGGTCAAGACGCTGCTGCACGCCGACAAACTCAAAGACGAGCATCTGCACGCCGGTCTCTCCGAGCTGCTCTCACAG GCGAGCGACGCCAAAACGCGCAACACCACCTGGAAGATCAACAACCGCCTGTACGGGCCCAGCTCGGTCGCCTTCGCCGACAACTTTGTGAAGACCAGCAAGAAGCACTACAACTACGACCACTCCAAGATCAACTTCCGGGACAAGAAGAGCGCCGTCAACTCCATCAACGAGTGGGCGGCCAAGTCCACCGACGGAAAGCTGCCCGAGATCACCAAGGACGTGCAGAACGCTGACGGCGCCGTGATCGTCAACGCCATGTTCTTCAAGC CGCACTGGGATCAGAAGTTCCACGAGCAGATGGTGGACAACCGCGGCTTCCTGGTTTCCCGCTCCTTCACCGTCGGCATTCCCATGATGCACCGCACAG GAATGTACAACTTCTACGAGGACAAAGAGAACAGTCTCTTCGTGCTGGACATGCCTCTGGGCAAGAAGCAGGCCTCCATGATCCTCATCATGCCGTACCATCTGGAGCCCCTGGAGCGCCTGGAAAAGCTGCTGACCAGGAAGCAGGTGGACGCTTGGCTCAGTAAGATGGAGAACAGGGCCGTGGCCATCTCGCTGCCCAAGATCTCTTTGGAAGTCAGCCACAACCTGCAG AAACATCTGGCAGAGCTCGGCCTGACCGAGGCGGTGGACAAAGCCAAGGCCGACCTGTCCAACATTTCCGGCAAAAAGGACCTGTACCTCTCCAACGTCTTCCACGCCTCCGCCCTGGAGCTCAACACCGAAGGCAACCCGTTTGACACCAGTGTCTTCGGCACAGATCAGCTGAAGGACCCCAAGCTTTTCTACGTGGATCACCCTTTCATTTTCCTGGTGAAGGACAACATGACCAACTCCATCCTGTACCTCGGCAGAGTGGTTCGACCCAAGGGGGACAAGATGCGCGACGAGCTATAA